CCCGCCTCCAACGCCTCGTTACGGTCACGACAGCGCCCGCTCAGGAGGGCACGCTCGATGATCGCCCACCTGGTGAGAAATGCGGGCTAGGTCGCCCCATCCAGGGACTTCCTCTGCTCCGTCATCCCCGAGATCGGATCCACCAGCGTGTCGCCGTTCACCCGGAACGGCATCGCGAGGATCGAGGGCGCCGAGAGACTCACGGCCTGCGGGCGCAGGTTGAGCTTCGCATCCGGGTCGAGTCGCCGCAGCGCCAAAAACCGCGCGAGCCCCGCGGCGGTCTCGATGCCGAGGGCCGGGGCGACGTCGAGCCGACCCGGACGCGTCGAGATCTCGCGCGCCTCTACCGTGAGCTTCGAGCCGTCGTCGTAGGGCGTCCCGATCTTCGAGATCGCGAATGCCATCACGTAGACCAGCGACCTGTCCCCGCCCCCCGCCGCCTCGAAGCGAATGAACGGAAGCCGCAGTGAATCACCACCCGATTCCACGACAGCCTCCAGCACCGGCAGCTGCTTCTTCTCCCCCGTCGCGAAGTCGCACCCGAGCGAGCACGGGTTGCACACCCCGAGCGGAATTCCGGGCGCGGCCAGAAGCCTCCCCGAGCACTGCGGACACGTCAGCGCCACCGCCTTCACGAGCCCCACCCTCTCCCCGGCCGGTACGTGGCCCTACGTCCGGCATTCTTGAGAAGCATCGACGCGAGCGCCTCGAGCGTCGTCTCCTTCGGGCGGTTGATCGGCTGCTGCCGGCGGACCGTCCCCTCGAGGATCAACTCGCGCCGGAACCTCAGGCGATCCCAGGCCGCCGCCAGCACCAGCAGAAGTCCACCCCCGACGACCGCCCCGACGTCCAGCCCATGGGTGACGATTCTGAGGAGCAGCCCCGGGTTTGCGAGAACGATCGCGAGGAGGACGCTGAAGAGAAAGGTGAACCCCACCCCCGAAAGGACACGGCGCCGCATGCTGGCCGGCGCAACTCCCCGAAGGACCTCCCCCGTCACCGCGTCGACCGCGACGTGATAGAGGCTCCGGCCGTACGAGAAGCGCGCGAACCAGATCGGGTAGTAGACGACGCGCACGCGTCGCTCGATCGTCACGGGCGATCCCATCACGGTCGGGAGCTTGATCGACCCGGGAGGCCGCTGCGCCTCGAGGACGACGCCCCGCGCCGCCAGCTCGGCGAGATCGAAGGGGGCCGAGGCGGTGCGCCGCACGCGATCGGGATCGATCCGATCGGCCTCGAGGTCCTTCCCGTCGTTCTCGAGGGAGATGGCGGTGAAGCGCGAGACGCCGAAGCGGCACCTCACCGGCGGGCGATCCTCCGACGCCTCGACGAGGAGGATGTCGTAGAAGGGGACGAAGATCAGCTCGATCCCGCGGCGCACGGCCGCCGACTTGAGATTGTCCGGCGCGCCGTCCCCGCCCAGGAAGTCCTCGACCGCGCGGCGGGCCCGCTCGACGTCGATGACGGGATCGATCGCCGAGGAGCCCGAGACCCCGGCCGCGGTGAGCGTGAGGGGGACATCGCAGTAGCGGCACGCGCGGATGTCGCCCGGGGCGAGCCGGCCCGCCGCACCGCCGCACGACGGGCACGAGATCGCCTGGAGGATCACGATTCCATCCAGCCGGCGAGCTTCATCCCCAGAGCGTAGAGGCCCCACGAGACGACGCCGAGGATCGCGAGGGACAGCAGCGGCGCCGCGCGAAGGAGGAAGAGGGCGATGAGGTTCAGCACGAGGCCGGAGGCGAGGAGGGCGGCGAAGGCGACGTCGATGCGGCTCTCGGCCGATCGGGGGACGGTGATCGGGTAGATCTGGCCCGACGACGCGTCGACCGCCGCCCGGTACGGCGCGCCGAAGAAGGTGTAGGAGAGGATCACGAGGGGGACGTGCACGAGGCGCGTGACGGCGTCGGCGGGCTGGGCGGCGGCGCGGGCGAGCGCCGCCTCGAGGGGGACCGACGCCTCGACGATCCGCGCCGTCTCGCCGTGCGGCCCCTTCGCCCGCTCGGCGGAGAAGATCTTCGCGTCACCCGGCGGGATCTGGATCCGATCGAGGCCGTCGAAGATCGCGCCGGCGCCGGGAACGATCTTGACGGCCCCCCGCGCCGTCACCTCCCACAGGGGGAAGAAGACGATCTCCGAGGCGACGGGGACGATCGGCCCCACGACCTCGCGGTTCTTGAGCCAGCGCGCGAGCGCCTGGAGGGCCTTCGCCGCGTCGATCCGGGGCTCGACGATGAGGTGGAGGACGGCCCCTGCGGGGTCGAGGAAGATGCGCGTTCCGCAGAAGGGGCACGAGAGGAAGTCCGTCTCCTCGACGGGATCGATGGGCGCCCCGCACTGCGGGCACTTCGGATGGGGGCTTGCAGTCGCCACGGCGCGCGATGATATCAGCGGGATGCGAGCGCGAACGAGCCTTCGGGCGCGGACGCGGTCGCGCCCGCCGACGGCGCGACGAGGGGAAGGCTCACGGCCACCGTCGTCCCCTCACCGGGCGCGCTCTCGAGGCGCACGCGCCCGCCGTGCGCCTCGACGACCCGCGAGGCGATCGCCATGCCGAGGCCGTTTCCGTTCTTCTTCCCGTGCGTGAAGAAGGGCTCGAAGACGCGGCGGCGGACCTCCTCGTTCATCCCGCGCCCCGTGTCGGCGACGCGGAGAACCGCGCACCCGTCCTCGGTCCCCGTCGAGATCGTGAGCAGACCCCCGTCGGGCATCGCCTCGACGGCGTTGTCGATGACGTTCCGGAGGACGCGCTCGAGCCGCGGCGCGTCGATCGATGCGATGAGGCCCGGCTTGATGTCGAGGTTGAGGCTCACCGACCGCGACTGGAGCGACTCGCGCATCGGCTCGATCGTCGCGGCGAGGAAAGCGGACAGATTCGCCGGAGAGGCCATCAGGTCGATGCCGCCGCGGCAGTAGTCGAGGATCTCCTGCGCCATTCCCGAGAGGCGATCCACCTCCGTCGTGATCATCGCGGTGAGGCGCGGGGTTCTCGGCGCGAGGGGCTCCTCGCCGATGAGCTGGGCGGCCGCCCGGATTCCGGCGAGCGGGCCCCGCAGGTCGTGCACGATCGACGAGACCATGCGGCCGACGGTGCTGACGCGCTCCGCGAGGAGCATCCGCTCGGTCAGGCGGGCATTCTCGATCGCGACCGAGGCGTGATCGGCCAGCGCCTCGAGGATCTCGGGGGAGTCCACGCTGAGGTCCGGCACACGCCCTTCGTAGTCCACGTAGATGATCCCGATGAGGGCTTCCGCCGCGAGGATCGGCGCGCAGAGGGCCGCCTTCAGCTTCAGCCGGACCAGCGACTGGCTGCCGGGACGCGCCTCCCCCGCCGCGTCCGCCATCGTGAAGACGGTCCGGCGCGTCGCGACGACCTCCTGGATGACGCCCCGGCTCGCGGGGAGGACGTCGGCGTCGAGGGCGGCGCGAGCGATGTTGCGCGAGACCCGCGCGCGCAGGGAGCCGTCGGGCTCGGCGAGCATCAGGAATCCCCTGTCGGCCCGGGTCACGTCCATCACGGCGTCCATCACCCTGTCGAGAACCTGGTCGAGGACCAGCGACGAGTTGATGGCCCGGCTCGCCGCCAGGAGCGACTTCAGCGCCCGCCCCTGGCGGTCCTCGCTCCGCTCTCCCTCGACGAGGAAGTGCGCCTCGTACGGACAGTCGGGGCCGAACGAGATGACGTCCCCGTGCCCGAGCTCCGACGTGGTGATTCGCTTGCGGTTCAGGAAGGTGCCGGCCCCTCCGCTCGCGTCGGTGAGCTGGTAGCGGGGGCCGTCCCGGAGGATGATGACGTGACAGGGCGCCATCGTCGCGTGATCGACGCGGAGATCGCTTCCCGCGTCCCGCCCGATTCGGAGAAGGCTCTTCTGGAAGAGAATCGTCTTCTCGAACCCCTGGGCGTCGCGGACGCGCAGGCGCACCGGGGGACGGCGCGTCGGGCCGGGTTCGATCTCGGGGGGCGGATTGGGCTCTGGCATCGTGGGGGCCGATGGCCCCGAATATCGGGCGCCGGGCGCCGGCCCGCAAGACGAGACAGATCAGACGCTCCCGAGAATCCCGAGACCCCGGCGGGACGATCAGGCGCGGAGGGTGCGGGCCGAGGCCAGGAGCGGGAACTTGCGCCTGTTACCGCGGCTCATCTCGAGAGTGGTCCCGTCCCCGAGAACCAGCTCGAAGCGCCCGTTGGCGACGGAGCGGCACTCCCGGATCCGCTCCAGGTTCACGATGCGGCAGCGGTGGATGCGGGTGAACCGCCTGGGATCGAGCGTGGCCTCGATCTCGTTGATCGTGCCTCGCACGACGTGCGCGGCCCCTCCGGCGTGAACGTGGACGTAGTTCGCCGCCGACTCGATCCAGTCGATCTCCTCGATGCGGAGGACCGAGCGCGCGCCGCGGGTGCGGATCGCGAGGCGCTCGGCGTAGGCGGGCTGACGGCGCGCCTCCTCGAGAAACGCGGCGATGCGCTTTCGGCGGTCGGCCGGAGACTCCGCCGCGAGCCTCTCGTGCGCGGTTCTCAGGATCGACCGGACGCCGCTCGGGGTCAGCGGCGAGAAGGCGTACCGGACGCCGTACCGGTCGCACGCCCGGATCAGCCGCGGGTCCTTCTCAGGCAGGAGCGCGAGGTCCGGGGCGCCCGAGGCCGTGATGGTCGCCGCGGTCTGCCACGCCGTGGTGTCGTCCCTCCGCACCTCGGCGAAGACGAGGTCGGCGGCCTGCGCTCCGCCGACCATCTCCACCTGCGACTCCCGACGCAGGATCATCTCGAGATCCGCCCTGGCCACCGGCGCGCCGGCCAGGCAAACCTTGAGGCTCATCACGGGCTCGCCCCCGATCAGAAGTTGAAGCTGGTCCCGATCTCCCAGAATCGCCCGAACCGACGGAGGCCCAGCGGCCCCGGCCCGAGCTCCAGTCCGTTGAACGACGAGATGCGATAGGAGGACAGTGTCTCGTCGTCCATGTTGAGCACGTTCTTCACGGCGAACTGCGCCGACGCCTGGACCTTGCCGATGTGGAAGCGCTTCGTGATCTGCGTGTCGATGTTCCAGAAGTTTCCGTTGCGCTGGTCGTTGCGGCGCCCCGTCGGAAAGAAGACGCGCTGATTCACGTTCCCGATGTTGTCCTCGTCGAGCACCTGCGAGAGCACCGAGTACGGGGTGCCCCCCTCCCACGTCAGAGTCGTCCCGACTTCGACGTCCTTCGGAAGGTGCGACGTCGCGATGACGACCACCCGGTGGCGCTGGTCGAAGGCGAGGTATCCCTTCTCCTTGTCGATCGTGGCCGGATCGTTGCCGAGCGGGGACTGGAACGCCTCGGCGTTCCCCTTCGAGATGGAGTACGTGTAGCTCGCGTTCATCTGCCAGTTCCGGTGCAGCCTCTTGACGACCTCGAGCGCGACCGAGTGGAACTGGGAGGCGTTCGAGTTCCCGATGCGCAGCACCTGGTTGAAGTTCTGGTTCACGTTGTAGAGGTCGGGCGCGGTGTTCGGGGCCTTGACGCCGAGCGATCCGAAGAGATCGTCGCTGAGGACGACCCTCTGCTTGCCGTTGGGGAGAATCTTCGTGTACAGCGGGCAGATGGTCTGCGGCGAGATGCCGAAGAGCGAGCCGTACTGCGCGCAGAGGGCGTGGTTGATGTCGGTGTCCTGGACGAGATCCCAGCCGAGGCGCTGCGTGTAGGTCACCTTCGCCGACCACTCGGGCGCGAGCTCCCGCTCGAAGCCCATGGAGAAGGTGTCGGTGAAGGGAGTCTTCAGGCCTCGATCGACCTGGGTCACCGAGACCGCGGACGTTCGCTCCGAGACCGTGTCCTCCTTCAGCACGTGGGCGCTCGGATCGGGCTGGAAGGTGAAGTTCACGGTGTCGGGGCCGATCTCCGGAATCACGGTGGACAGGAAGAGCCGGTCATAGAATCGTCCCCACGTGCCGAAGACCTTGGTCTTCCCGTCGGCCATCGGATCCCACGAGACGCTCAGCCGCGGCGACATGTTGAGGTTCCTGATCTCGAAGTTCTCCGGGAGACGATCGGGAAACGTCGTGTAGGGGTTGGTCCACACCGGACCGTCCTTGCCGCTGTCGAACGTCCCGTCGAGATCGACGTCGAACTTGCGGAGCGACTCGGGCGTGGCGGCGTCCATCGTGTAACGGAGAGGCGCACTCGGCTCGAAGTTGGAGTTCAGCACGCAGCTGGCGCCGCTGTTGGACGCTCCGCCCAGGGCGTACACGCGCTGCGCGTCGGCGCAGAGCGAGTTCACGATGTTGATCGACTTCTTCCTCTCGGTCCTGGGATTGAACGCCGTGAACCCCGAGGAGTTGATGTCCTCCCTGTCGAACCGCATGCCGAGCTGGACGGAGAGGTTCTGCTTGGGCTTCCAGGTGTCGGTGAGGTACGCAGCCGAGTTGAAGCTCGTGGCGCGCTGGTCAACCACGGTCGGCTGGGAGACGGTGAGGGTCTGGACTCCCTTGACGGCGTTCGGAATGGGCTGGCCGTTCTGATCCCGGCACTCGGGGCAGGCCTGCAGCAAGTCCGTCAGGACCGGGTTGGTGATCGGGCTGTCCGCGAAGGACTCCTCGGCGAACTCGAACCCGGACTTGATCTGGTGCTCGCCCCAGGCGTCCTCGATCGTGTAGCTCAGATCGGTCTTGATCGAGTCGCGCTTTCGCGAGTCGTCGGTGCGCACCGGGAACGGCCCCGTCGTCGTCCCGTTCAGCAGGTCGATCTGGAAGATGGAAAGCCTTCCCTGGCTCGGGTCGCAGTTCTGAATGAAGCCGCCTCCGGGAACGGAGCACTGCTTCACCGGATAGAGTGCCTGGAGAGACAGGCTGTTTCCCTGCCGGTTCACGATCGTCGAGACGTCGGAGATCTTGAACAGATTCGACACGGGCACGATGGCAATGCCCGAATCGAAATGGGTGAAGAGCGTCTCGAGGAGCAGCGTCGGTGAGATGATCGACGTCCACCGCAGCTGCGGCGTGCGCGCCCCCTGAATGAAGGTCGCGTCCGAATCCGCGTCGACTCCGAACCCAAGGAAGCCCCCGCGAAACGTTCGGGGGTCGTCGTTGTACTGCGCGGCCAGCTTGTTGTCGGAGTTGACCTGCCACGTGATCTTGCCGAAGGCGTTGTGGCCGACATTCGAGGTCTCGAAGCTCGAGCCTCCGAGGCTGACCGCGTTCGCCTGATTGATGAACTCGATCGTCGCGAAGTACCAGACCTTGTCTTTCTTGAGCGCCCCGCCGCCAGTGATGAACGGCGAGAGCCGGCGCAGGTCGCCCTGCGGCTGGTTTCTCGTGAATTGCGTGTCGTTGTTCGCGGTGGCGCCGTTGCCGTTCAGAAACCGCCCCTGCCAGAAGAGCTTGAAGGATCCCTCGAAGTCGTTGCCGCCCGACTTGGTGATGATGTTCGCGAACCCGCCGTCGGCCCGGCCGAACTCGGCGCTCGCCCCGGAGGTGATGACCTCGATCTCCTCGACCGCGTCCAGGTTCAGGTTCTGGCCGAAGGTCCCGGAGACCGGATCGGTGATGTTCCCGCCGTCGAGGCGGATCTGGAGTCCGGTGGCCCGGGCCCCCTGGACGTTGGGATTCCCGTCCCCGTCGGTGTCGGTGACGCCCGGCGTGAGGGTCAGGATGTCCTGGAAGTTGTGGCCGATGATCGGGAGCCCCTCGATGAACTCGGTGTTGAAGTTGCTCGCCGTCTTCGTGCTCTCGGTGTCGACGATGGTCCCGTGCGCGACGACCTCGACTTTCGTGGTCAGCTCCTCCGCGGAGCGGAGGGTGACGTTCTGCACGGTCGTCTTGCCAGGATCGAGGTCGATGGGGCCCAGCTCGAGCGGCGCGAAGCTGGGGTACGCCACTCCGATCGTGTAGTCGTTGGCTGGAGGGAGAAGCTGGAACTTGTAGTGCCCCTCGATGTCGGTCATGACCGTCTTCTTCGCGTCGCCGTGCGTCTTGCTCATGACGGTGACCGGCACGCCCGGCAATCCCGTTCCATCCGTATCGACGATCTGTCCCTTGAGCGTCGCGGTCGTCGCCTGAGCGAAGACGGCGCTCGTGAAGACGGCGACGACCGCCAGGGCCAGGGCACACTTCTCCTTAGTCACGTTTCACTCCTCCCTGCCAGCTCCCGGCCCCGGGAGAACCCCGGTGGGTCTGCCGACTTTCCCCAACTACGCGACCTAAGACACCGTCAGCGAGAGCTTGGTTGACAGTCGGGCTCGGAGAACTCGATCGAAGCAGGTTCGAGTGGCGCGATGACGAGGGAATCGGCGGATCGCGAATGGCGGCGGCCGTCCCGCCCTGAATTCGGGGACGAATGCCCGGAGCGCGTCGTCTCCCGAACCGCTTCCCGCCCTTAGTTCTCCTCGTCGGGCCCCGGCAGGTACTCGACCCCGCCCTTGAAGATGCGCAGAACGCGATCCGCGTTCCGGATCTCCTTGAGAGGATCGCCCGCCACGACGAGGAGGTCGGCGTACGCCCCCGCCTCGATGGTGCCGACCAGTCCCTGGAAGCCGAGCGCGCGGCCGGCGTTCCCCGTGGCGGCCAGAAGCGCCGATTTCGGCGACAGTCCCGCGGCCACGAGCCGCTCCATCTCCTGGTGCAGGCTGACTCCCGGCGCGAGGCCGCGCGTCGGCACGTCGGTCCCCGCGACGACCCTCCCCCCCGCCGCGGCGAAGCGCCGGATGAACTCCTCGCGCCGCGCGACGCGGCTCGCGGCGTAGGTCCGGTCGAGGACGACCAGCGTCGGGTCGGCGAACGCCCCGAGCTCGACCATCTTCGCGAGAACCCGATCGACGGCCTCCGGATCGTCGAAGGGGATTCCGGTGAGGTGCTCGACGCTCCGGGCCCCCGCGCCGAGGGCCGCGAGCGCGTCGTAGCTCCCCGTCTCTCCGCCGTTGTCGAAGGCGAGCGGCAGGCCCGCGTCGGCCGCCGCGGCGCCCAACGCCTGCAGGCACGCGGGGGACATCTCCGTCTTCACCTTCACGACATCGGCCCCCGCGTCGAGAAGGCGCTGGACCGTCGCGGGCGCGTCCGAGGGCGCGTGCATCACCTCGAAGAGAGCGAGATCCGCAGGCGGGTACATCTCGGGCTTGAGCGGCGGCTCGCTCACGACGAAGAGCCCGCAGTGGAAGATCCGCGGCCCCGGGCGCGCGCCGGCGTCGACGGCCTGCTTGAGCGCGATGATCTCCTCGAGCGGCACGTCCCCGAGGTGCCGCACCGACGTGACGCCGTGATCGAGGAACGCCCGGAGGTCGACCTCGGCGCGCAGGTGCACGTGCATGTCGATGAGCCCCGGGATCACCGTGAGATCGGTCGCGTCCACCGGAACGGCGCCGGCCGGGATCCGGATCTGGCGTCTCGGCCCGGCGGCGACGATTCGATCGCCGACGATGATCACGGCGCTGTCGGGGACGGGATCCGCGCCCGTTCCGTCGATGAGCGTGCCCCCGACGACGGCGAGGATGGCGGGCTCGGGCGCTTCGCCCGCGGAGGCGGGCGTGATGGTCACCGCGCTGAGCGCGATCGAGAGGAGGAGGGCGCGGAAGCCAGGTCCTTGGGGGCGCACGGCCCGGGGAATGTAGACCACCCCCGCACCTTGTGCTAAAACGACGCGACGATGAAGCATCACGCCAAGGGAAAGATCGAGATACGTCCCCTGCAGCCCCGCGCCGGCGTCGCCGATCTGATCGACGATCACTTCAACGCCTACAATGCCGCCCGCGTGCAGGAGATCTGCCATCTCATGCACCTTAAGGTCATGAAGCCGCGCGTCACCGTGGGCCTCTCGCTCA
The sequence above is a segment of the Acidobacteriota bacterium genome. Coding sequences within it:
- a CDS encoding zinc ribbon domain-containing protein, with the translated sequence MATASPHPKCPQCGAPIDPVEETDFLSCPFCGTRIFLDPAGAVLHLIVEPRIDAAKALQALARWLKNREVVGPIVPVASEIVFFPLWEVTARGAVKIVPGAGAIFDGLDRIQIPPGDAKIFSAERAKGPHGETARIVEASVPLEAALARAAAQPADAVTRLVHVPLVILSYTFFGAPYRAAVDASSGQIYPITVPRSAESRIDVAFAALLASGLVLNLIALFLLRAAPLLSLAILGVVSWGLYALGMKLAGWMES
- a CDS encoding GAF domain-containing protein; translation: MPEPNPPPEIEPGPTRRPPVRLRVRDAQGFEKTILFQKSLLRIGRDAGSDLRVDHATMAPCHVIILRDGPRYQLTDASGGAGTFLNRKRITTSELGHGDVISFGPDCPYEAHFLVEGERSEDRQGRALKSLLAASRAINSSLVLDQVLDRVMDAVMDVTRADRGFLMLAEPDGSLRARVSRNIARAALDADVLPASRGVIQEVVATRRTVFTMADAAGEARPGSQSLVRLKLKAALCAPILAAEALIGIIYVDYEGRVPDLSVDSPEILEALADHASVAIENARLTERMLLAERVSTVGRMVSSIVHDLRGPLAGIRAAAQLIGEEPLAPRTPRLTAMITTEVDRLSGMAQEILDYCRGGIDLMASPANLSAFLAATIEPMRESLQSRSVSLNLDIKPGLIASIDAPRLERVLRNVIDNAVEAMPDGGLLTISTGTEDGCAVLRVADTGRGMNEEVRRRVFEPFFTHGKKNGNGLGMAIASRVVEAHGGRVRLESAPGEGTTVAVSLPLVAPSAGATASAPEGSFALASR
- a CDS encoding LytTR family transcriptional regulator, whose product is MSLKVCLAGAPVARADLEMILRRESQVEMVGGAQAADLVFAEVRRDDTTAWQTAATITASGAPDLALLPEKDPRLIRACDRYGVRYAFSPLTPSGVRSILRTAHERLAAESPADRRKRIAAFLEEARRQPAYAERLAIRTRGARSVLRIEEIDWIESAANYVHVHAGGAAHVVRGTINEIEATLDPRRFTRIHRCRIVNLERIRECRSVANGRFELVLGDGTTLEMSRGNRRKFPLLASARTLRA
- a CDS encoding TonB-dependent receptor, translated to MTKEKCALALAVVAVFTSAVFAQATTATLKGQIVDTDGTGLPGVPVTVMSKTHGDAKKTVMTDIEGHYKFQLLPPANDYTIGVAYPSFAPLELGPIDLDPGKTTVQNVTLRSAEELTTKVEVVAHGTIVDTESTKTASNFNTEFIEGLPIIGHNFQDILTLTPGVTDTDGDGNPNVQGARATGLQIRLDGGNITDPVSGTFGQNLNLDAVEEIEVITSGASAEFGRADGGFANIITKSGGNDFEGSFKLFWQGRFLNGNGATANNDTQFTRNQPQGDLRRLSPFITGGGALKKDKVWYFATIEFINQANAVSLGGSSFETSNVGHNAFGKITWQVNSDNKLAAQYNDDPRTFRGGFLGFGVDADSDATFIQGARTPQLRWTSIISPTLLLETLFTHFDSGIAIVPVSNLFKISDVSTIVNRQGNSLSLQALYPVKQCSVPGGGFIQNCDPSQGRLSIFQIDLLNGTTTGPFPVRTDDSRKRDSIKTDLSYTIEDAWGEHQIKSGFEFAEESFADSPITNPVLTDLLQACPECRDQNGQPIPNAVKGVQTLTVSQPTVVDQRATSFNSAAYLTDTWKPKQNLSVQLGMRFDREDINSSGFTAFNPRTERKKSINIVNSLCADAQRVYALGGASNSGASCVLNSNFEPSAPLRYTMDAATPESLRKFDVDLDGTFDSGKDGPVWTNPYTTFPDRLPENFEIRNLNMSPRLSVSWDPMADGKTKVFGTWGRFYDRLFLSTVIPEIGPDTVNFTFQPDPSAHVLKEDTVSERTSAVSVTQVDRGLKTPFTDTFSMGFERELAPEWSAKVTYTQRLGWDLVQDTDINHALCAQYGSLFGISPQTICPLYTKILPNGKQRVVLSDDLFGSLGVKAPNTAPDLYNVNQNFNQVLRIGNSNASQFHSVALEVVKRLHRNWQMNASYTYSISKGNAEAFQSPLGNDPATIDKEKGYLAFDQRHRVVVIATSHLPKDVEVGTTLTWEGGTPYSVLSQVLDEDNIGNVNQRVFFPTGRRNDQRNGNFWNIDTQITKRFHIGKVQASAQFAVKNVLNMDDETLSSYRISSFNGLELGPGPLGLRRFGRFWEIGTSFNF
- a CDS encoding amidohydrolase family protein; protein product: MVYIPRAVRPQGPGFRALLLSIALSAVTITPASAGEAPEPAILAVVGGTLIDGTGADPVPDSAVIIVGDRIVAAGPRRQIRIPAGAVPVDATDLTVIPGLIDMHVHLRAEVDLRAFLDHGVTSVRHLGDVPLEEIIALKQAVDAGARPGPRIFHCGLFVVSEPPLKPEMYPPADLALFEVMHAPSDAPATVQRLLDAGADVVKVKTEMSPACLQALGAAAADAGLPLAFDNGGETGSYDALAALGAGARSVEHLTGIPFDDPEAVDRVLAKMVELGAFADPTLVVLDRTYAASRVARREEFIRRFAAAGGRVVAGTDVPTRGLAPGVSLHQEMERLVAAGLSPKSALLAATGNAGRALGFQGLVGTIEAGAYADLLVVAGDPLKEIRNADRVLRIFKGGVEYLPGPDEEN